Proteins from a genomic interval of Coccinella septempunctata chromosome 2, icCocSept1.1, whole genome shotgun sequence:
- the LOC123308314 gene encoding uncharacterized protein LOC123308314 isoform X2, translating to MVTDLDGRKLTTIVTYKGNLEDPDFPKQRSCSTNSLNDILCKIVKIHKLEPWNSVRVTLSIPREAALRLRQLANEGSHLLKAIGILSVQVEDDQVISLRIAPGPLGSEAQEIVLRTQDGPGASSSSISVGRSDFEGPLARLFSTNSGGNAVSTATNSSVASEKVQFKSPNVVCPSDSVVPKVAVSSSPTTSKNPFPFTSMNQAIHSREISNQHQQQNSTVSLGSVPVPVSVASVPLSTVPSLPPPPYPTQNPPVSISSPLLVNLLQNDGADSVLSVPPATANVAVKFKCPRTVTSNNNVLVTLPQTNTNSNLSVNSIVSPSALSNKHQTISTTTCALNISATQPPPLNNLPVSRPTSLLPPPPPYPLTWASPTHLPDITPSLTDLRADDLDQLLPSLEHDLVHSPPDLPELLSNSNHSDHSMLGPPEPQHCGRNFLINPLTGELEPQSSDESEDDEVRDVFTDLPSPSATFSDEDTNSTSKTDNIMNNITDHSDSDTRSSLIETGVKHRYKNIKSSKDKGRDSPSLKPTEKIKLRLKLEKSEPVNPAYKVDVSFINTQPKKASVTPSPSPQTPPSSEGLRVPPLHISLRGRNLVIKNKKRNKMLEGGEKQKVRKTQDYTLKRKQDSTVGEHDANIPLPAMVDSSIEQNKMRCANSDMKKIKRPKLNNDFKDGLPQTSPQMLSQDTKVVLHNYISKDKEKERRGSDSELSKSSKKFLESNGVNSEDKKRRLSQSDCVESTEVPGSTNIGTMVGLPKPRKEKVKNRELNRNKSYSKNLAEKIAKQQINLSSVEIDMESKIKQRLLEGVNRIPHRIDQTTSTPEKPPPVEEKLPEPEGCNTPDRKGEVVEKPVAGRSPNGGAQGEDSGIESMDALSEKSPNQASQSPHADLPEPALKPKAQVPDMMDIEAQLAKMEGLNGEEDCCMTSSLQDNLKSDSSPISIHTNMNNAKEKESYDKDESLSNPSNSNELPSSQTNKDDLEPLPLRVAPPLYTYSNPEKSRDSEEIFGVESEGINNSSPLKNKSLLEALLIEIPSDQQCSDNPSPATRSVRTRASSKLNSPEINLNSPVTRQQRGSTPATKRKRQESESSNQSLDDFKKKARKLNDTNEMKPVGTEQAATKMNCVKKANFVGNLTLNVKSNDESSDSDEPLIEKMRKSNAPPVVPTSSISHSIATVMTNVVTTVASTKAKVKSPVALAKSIVSNNAPLSTRRSVRSAMPAQNTRSKGDIRVHIDSAATAAEAVRRKTRSAVDLELKRKKEVK from the exons ATGGTAACAGATTTAGACGGCCGTAAATTGACAACAATAGTTACTTATAAGGGAAACTTGGAAGATCCAGATTTCCCAAAACAACGAAGTTGTTCGACAAATTCATTGAATGATATTCTGTGCAAGATAGTCAAAATACACAAGCTGGAGCCCTGGAATTCAGTGAGGGTAACGCTGTCTATTCCAAGAGAGGCAGCGTTACGTCTTCGACAGTTGGCCAATGAAGGCTCTCATTTGCTTAAAGCCATTGGCATCTTGTCCGTGCAAGTAGAAGATGACCAAGTGATTTCTTTACGAATTGCACCTGGACCTCTTGGGTCCGAAGCTCAAGAAATTGTTTTGAGAACTCAAG ATGGCCCAGGTGCTTCTTCCAGCAGTATCTCAGTTGGCAGGTCTGATTTTGAGGGACCCCTTGCTAGATTATTTTCTACGAATAGTGGTGGTAATGCAGTTTCCACTGCAACAAACTCATCAGTGGCCAGTGAAAAAGTGCAATTTAAATCGCCCAATGTGGTGTGTCCTTCAGACTCTGTGGTGCCTAAAGTGGCGGTCAGCAGTTCCCCAACAACATCAAAGAATCCTTTTCCATTCACTAGCATGAATCAGGCTATACATAGTAGAGAAATTAGTAATCAGCATCAGCAACAAAATTCTACAGTTTCATTGGGGTCTGTACCGGTTCCAGTTTCTGTAGCATCAGTGCCTCTGTCAACAGTTCCATCTTTACCACCACCCCCATATCCAACTCAAAATCCTCCAGTTTCGATATCAAGTCCCTTATTAGTGAACCTACTACAGAATGACGGAGCTGATAGTGTTTTAAGTGTGCCTCCTGCAACTGCTAATGTAGCAGTGAAGTTTAAGTGTCCTCGAACAGTGACTAGTAACAATAATGTGTTAGTAACTTTACCACAGACCAATACTAATAGTAACTTATCAGTGAATTCAATTGTTTCACCAAGCGCCTTATCTAATAAACACCAAACAATTAGTACAACTACATGCGCTCTGAATATAAGTGCAACACAGCCTCCACCTTTGAACAATCTTCCTGTTTCAAGGCCAACGTCTTTACTACCACCACCACCACCGTACCCTTTGACTTGGGCCTCACCAACTCATCTACCTGATATAACACCATCTCTCACAGATCTTAGAGCTGATGACTTGGACCAACTACTACCATCTTTAGAGCACGATCTGGTGCATAGTCCTCCAGATTTACCAGAATTATTGTCGAATTCTAATCACAGTGACCATTCAATGTTGGGTCCACCAGAACCACAACACTGTGGAAGGAACTTTCTAATAAATCCATTAACAGGGGAATTAGAACCACAGTCAAGTGATGAAAGTGAAGATGATGAAGTTAGGGATGTGTTCACCGATTTGCCATCACCTAGCGCAACATTTTCAGATGAAGATACAAATTCCACTTCCAAAACTGATAATATAATGAATAATATAACTGATCACAGTGATAGTGATACTAGGTCTTCTTTGATTGAAACAGGTGTTAAACATAGGTATAAAAATATTAAATCTTCTAAAGATAAAGGTCGAGATTCACCATCTTTGAAGCCAACTGAAAAAATTAAACTGAGGTTGAAATTAGAGAAATCAGAACCTGTGAATCCTGCATATAAAGTGGATGTTAGTTTTATTAATACTCAGCCCAAGAAAGCATCAGTTACACCAAGTCCTTCTCCACAAACGCCTCCAAGTTCAGAAGGTTTGAGAGTTCCGCCTCTACATATTTCACTGAGAGGTAGAAATTTGGTTATAAAAAACAAGAAGAGGAATAAAATGTTGGAAGGTGGGGAAAAACAGAAAGTTCGGAAAACTCAGGATTACACTCTCAAAAGAAAACAAGACAGTACTGTGGGAGAACACGATGCAAATATTCCCCTTCCTGCGATGGTTGATTCATCAATAGAGCAAAATAAAATGAGATGTGCAAACTCTGATATGAAAAAGATTAAAAGACCCAAACTGAATAATGACTTCAAGGACGGCCTTCCACAAACAAGTCCTCAAATGCTCTCACAAGACACAAAAGTTGTTCTTCACAATTATATATCCAAAgataaagaaaaagaaagacGTGGAAGTGATTCAGAGTTATCTAAGTCTAGTAAAAAATTCTTAGAATCAAACGGAGTGAATTCTGAAGATAAAAAAAGAAGATTGAGTCAGTCGGATTGTGTTGAAAGTACTGAAGTTCCTGGTTCCACGAACATAGGAACAATGGTTGGATTACCAAAACCTAGAAAAGAGAAAGTAAAAAACCGTGAACTGAATAGGAATAAGAGTTACTCTAAAAATTTAGCAGAGAAGATAGCCAAACAACAAATCAACTTGTCTAGCGTAGAAATAGATATGGAATCGAAAATTAAACAGAGATTATTAGAAGGAGTGAATAGAATCCCGCATCGGATCGATCAAACAACTTCTACGCCTGAAAAACCACCTCCTGTTGAAGAAAAGTTACCAGAGCCTGAGGGGTGTAATACACCTGATAGAAAGGGTGAAGTGGTGGAGAAACCAGTAGCAGGTAGGTCACCGAACGGTGGAGCTCAGGGGGAAGACAGTGGTATTGAGAGTATGGATGCCTTGAGTGAAAAATCGCCAAACCAAGCCAGTCAGAGTCCTCATGCAGATTTGCCAGAACCTGCATTGAAACCCAAAGCCCAAGTGCCTGATATGATGGATATTGAAGCTCAATTAGCTAAAATGGAAGGTCTTAATGGTGAAGAAGATTGTTGTATGACATCTTCATTGCAAGATAATTTGAAAAGTGATTCATCGCCAATTTCCATACACACAAACATGAATAACGCAAAAGAAAAAGAGTCTTATGATAAAGATGAATCACTTTCAAATCCTTCGAATTCCAATGAATTACCTTCAAGCCAAACAAATAAAGATGATCTTGAACCTCTCCCTTTGAGAGTTGCCCCTCCTTTATATACATACTCCAATCCAGAGAAAAGTAGAGATTCTGAAGAAATTTTTGGGGTAGAATCGGAAGGTATCAATAATTCAAGTCCATTGAAGAATAAAAGTTTGCTAGAAGCTCTCTTGATAGAAATACCATCAGATCAGCAATGTTCAGATAATCCAAGTCCTGCAACAAGATCAGTTAGAACTAGGGCATCATCTAAACTGAACAGTCCTGAAATAAACTTGAATTCACCGGTTACTAGACAGCAAAGAGGCTCCACACCTGCTACTAAGAGAAAACGTCAAGAATCGGAAAGTTCTAATCAGAGTTTGGACGACTTTAAAAAGAAagctcgaaaattgaatgatactAATGAAATGAAACCAGTTGGAACTGAACAAGCAGCAACTAAAATGAATTGTGTGAAAAAGGCAAATTTTGTTGGAAATTTAACGTTGAATGTGAAAAGTAATGATGAAAGCTCTGATAGTGATGAACCACTGATCGAGAAAATGCGGAAAAGTAATGCTCCCCCAGTAGTTCCGACATCTTCAATATCACACTCAATTGCTACAGTTATGACGAATGTTGTTACTACAGTAGCTTCAACAAAAGCTAAAGTGAAATCCCCAGTTGCTTTGGCGAAGAGCATTGTGTCTAATAATGCACCTTTGAGTACAAGACGATCGGTTAGGTCTGCGATGCCAGCTCAAAATACAAGAAGTAAGGGGGATATCAGGGTTCATATTGATAGTGCTGCAACAGCAGCGGAAGCTGTCCGGAGGAAAACACGAAGTGCag TCGACTTGGAACTTAAAAGGAAAAAAGAAGTGAAGTGA
- the LOC123308314 gene encoding uncharacterized protein LOC123308314 isoform X1, producing MVTDLDGRKLTTIVTYKGNLEDPDFPKQRSCSTNSLNDILCKIVKIHKLEPWNSVRVTLSIPREAALRLRQLANEGSHLLKAIGILSVQVEDDQVISLRIAPGPLGSEAQEIVLRTQDGPGASSSSISVGRSDFEGPLARLFSTNSGGNAVSTATNSSVASEKVQFKSPNVVCPSDSVVPKVAVSSSPTTSKNPFPFTSMNQAIHSREISNQHQQQNSTVSLGSVPVPVSVASVPLSTVPSLPPPPYPTQNPPVSISSPLLVNLLQNDGADSVLSVPPATANVAVKFKCPRTVTSNNNVLVTLPQTNTNSNLSVNSIVSPSALSNKHQTISTTTCALNISATQPPPLNNLPVSRPTSLLPPPPPYPLTWASPTHLPDITPSLTDLRADDLDQLLPSLEHDLVHSPPDLPELLSNSNHSDHSMLGPPEPQHCGRNFLINPLTGELEPQSSDESEDDEVRDVFTDLPSPSATFSDEDTNSTSKTDNIMNNITDHSDSDTRSSLIETGVKHRYKNIKSSKDKGRDSPSLKPTEKIKLRLKLEKSEPVNPAYKVDVSFINTQPKKASVTPSPSPQTPPSSEGLRVPPLHISLRGRNLVIKNKKRNKMLEGGEKQKVRKTQDYTLKRKQDSTVGEHDANIPLPAMVDSSIEQNKMRCANSDMKKIKRPKLNNDFKDGLPQTSPQMLSQDTKVVLHNYISKDKEKERRGSDSELSKSSKKFLESNGVNSEDKKRRLSQSDCVESTEVPGSTNIGTMVGLPKPRKEKVKNRELNRNKSYSKNLAEKIAKQQINLSSVEIDMESKIKQRLLEGVNRIPHRIDQTTSTPEKPPPVEEKLPEPEGCNTPDRKGEVVEKPVAGRSPNGGAQGEDSGIESMDALSEKSPNQASQSPHADLPEPALKPKAQVPDMMDIEAQLAKMEGLNGEEDCCMTSSLQDNLKSDSSPISIHTNMNNAKEKESYDKDESLSNPSNSNELPSSQTNKDDLEPLPLRVAPPLYTYSNPEKSRDSEEIFGVESEGINNSSPLKNKSLLEALLIEIPSDQQCSDNPSPATRSVRTRASSKLNSPEINLNSPVTRQQRGSTPATKRKRQESESSNQSLDDFKKKARKLNDTNEMKPVGTEQAATKMNCVKKANFVGNLTLNVKSNDESSDSDEPLIEKMRKSNAPPVVPTSSISHSIATVMTNVVTTVASTKAKVKSPVALAKSIVSNNAPLSTRRSVRSAMPAQNTRSKGDIRVHIDSAATAAEAVRRKTRSAVVDLELKRKKEVK from the exons ATGGTAACAGATTTAGACGGCCGTAAATTGACAACAATAGTTACTTATAAGGGAAACTTGGAAGATCCAGATTTCCCAAAACAACGAAGTTGTTCGACAAATTCATTGAATGATATTCTGTGCAAGATAGTCAAAATACACAAGCTGGAGCCCTGGAATTCAGTGAGGGTAACGCTGTCTATTCCAAGAGAGGCAGCGTTACGTCTTCGACAGTTGGCCAATGAAGGCTCTCATTTGCTTAAAGCCATTGGCATCTTGTCCGTGCAAGTAGAAGATGACCAAGTGATTTCTTTACGAATTGCACCTGGACCTCTTGGGTCCGAAGCTCAAGAAATTGTTTTGAGAACTCAAG ATGGCCCAGGTGCTTCTTCCAGCAGTATCTCAGTTGGCAGGTCTGATTTTGAGGGACCCCTTGCTAGATTATTTTCTACGAATAGTGGTGGTAATGCAGTTTCCACTGCAACAAACTCATCAGTGGCCAGTGAAAAAGTGCAATTTAAATCGCCCAATGTGGTGTGTCCTTCAGACTCTGTGGTGCCTAAAGTGGCGGTCAGCAGTTCCCCAACAACATCAAAGAATCCTTTTCCATTCACTAGCATGAATCAGGCTATACATAGTAGAGAAATTAGTAATCAGCATCAGCAACAAAATTCTACAGTTTCATTGGGGTCTGTACCGGTTCCAGTTTCTGTAGCATCAGTGCCTCTGTCAACAGTTCCATCTTTACCACCACCCCCATATCCAACTCAAAATCCTCCAGTTTCGATATCAAGTCCCTTATTAGTGAACCTACTACAGAATGACGGAGCTGATAGTGTTTTAAGTGTGCCTCCTGCAACTGCTAATGTAGCAGTGAAGTTTAAGTGTCCTCGAACAGTGACTAGTAACAATAATGTGTTAGTAACTTTACCACAGACCAATACTAATAGTAACTTATCAGTGAATTCAATTGTTTCACCAAGCGCCTTATCTAATAAACACCAAACAATTAGTACAACTACATGCGCTCTGAATATAAGTGCAACACAGCCTCCACCTTTGAACAATCTTCCTGTTTCAAGGCCAACGTCTTTACTACCACCACCACCACCGTACCCTTTGACTTGGGCCTCACCAACTCATCTACCTGATATAACACCATCTCTCACAGATCTTAGAGCTGATGACTTGGACCAACTACTACCATCTTTAGAGCACGATCTGGTGCATAGTCCTCCAGATTTACCAGAATTATTGTCGAATTCTAATCACAGTGACCATTCAATGTTGGGTCCACCAGAACCACAACACTGTGGAAGGAACTTTCTAATAAATCCATTAACAGGGGAATTAGAACCACAGTCAAGTGATGAAAGTGAAGATGATGAAGTTAGGGATGTGTTCACCGATTTGCCATCACCTAGCGCAACATTTTCAGATGAAGATACAAATTCCACTTCCAAAACTGATAATATAATGAATAATATAACTGATCACAGTGATAGTGATACTAGGTCTTCTTTGATTGAAACAGGTGTTAAACATAGGTATAAAAATATTAAATCTTCTAAAGATAAAGGTCGAGATTCACCATCTTTGAAGCCAACTGAAAAAATTAAACTGAGGTTGAAATTAGAGAAATCAGAACCTGTGAATCCTGCATATAAAGTGGATGTTAGTTTTATTAATACTCAGCCCAAGAAAGCATCAGTTACACCAAGTCCTTCTCCACAAACGCCTCCAAGTTCAGAAGGTTTGAGAGTTCCGCCTCTACATATTTCACTGAGAGGTAGAAATTTGGTTATAAAAAACAAGAAGAGGAATAAAATGTTGGAAGGTGGGGAAAAACAGAAAGTTCGGAAAACTCAGGATTACACTCTCAAAAGAAAACAAGACAGTACTGTGGGAGAACACGATGCAAATATTCCCCTTCCTGCGATGGTTGATTCATCAATAGAGCAAAATAAAATGAGATGTGCAAACTCTGATATGAAAAAGATTAAAAGACCCAAACTGAATAATGACTTCAAGGACGGCCTTCCACAAACAAGTCCTCAAATGCTCTCACAAGACACAAAAGTTGTTCTTCACAATTATATATCCAAAgataaagaaaaagaaagacGTGGAAGTGATTCAGAGTTATCTAAGTCTAGTAAAAAATTCTTAGAATCAAACGGAGTGAATTCTGAAGATAAAAAAAGAAGATTGAGTCAGTCGGATTGTGTTGAAAGTACTGAAGTTCCTGGTTCCACGAACATAGGAACAATGGTTGGATTACCAAAACCTAGAAAAGAGAAAGTAAAAAACCGTGAACTGAATAGGAATAAGAGTTACTCTAAAAATTTAGCAGAGAAGATAGCCAAACAACAAATCAACTTGTCTAGCGTAGAAATAGATATGGAATCGAAAATTAAACAGAGATTATTAGAAGGAGTGAATAGAATCCCGCATCGGATCGATCAAACAACTTCTACGCCTGAAAAACCACCTCCTGTTGAAGAAAAGTTACCAGAGCCTGAGGGGTGTAATACACCTGATAGAAAGGGTGAAGTGGTGGAGAAACCAGTAGCAGGTAGGTCACCGAACGGTGGAGCTCAGGGGGAAGACAGTGGTATTGAGAGTATGGATGCCTTGAGTGAAAAATCGCCAAACCAAGCCAGTCAGAGTCCTCATGCAGATTTGCCAGAACCTGCATTGAAACCCAAAGCCCAAGTGCCTGATATGATGGATATTGAAGCTCAATTAGCTAAAATGGAAGGTCTTAATGGTGAAGAAGATTGTTGTATGACATCTTCATTGCAAGATAATTTGAAAAGTGATTCATCGCCAATTTCCATACACACAAACATGAATAACGCAAAAGAAAAAGAGTCTTATGATAAAGATGAATCACTTTCAAATCCTTCGAATTCCAATGAATTACCTTCAAGCCAAACAAATAAAGATGATCTTGAACCTCTCCCTTTGAGAGTTGCCCCTCCTTTATATACATACTCCAATCCAGAGAAAAGTAGAGATTCTGAAGAAATTTTTGGGGTAGAATCGGAAGGTATCAATAATTCAAGTCCATTGAAGAATAAAAGTTTGCTAGAAGCTCTCTTGATAGAAATACCATCAGATCAGCAATGTTCAGATAATCCAAGTCCTGCAACAAGATCAGTTAGAACTAGGGCATCATCTAAACTGAACAGTCCTGAAATAAACTTGAATTCACCGGTTACTAGACAGCAAAGAGGCTCCACACCTGCTACTAAGAGAAAACGTCAAGAATCGGAAAGTTCTAATCAGAGTTTGGACGACTTTAAAAAGAAagctcgaaaattgaatgatactAATGAAATGAAACCAGTTGGAACTGAACAAGCAGCAACTAAAATGAATTGTGTGAAAAAGGCAAATTTTGTTGGAAATTTAACGTTGAATGTGAAAAGTAATGATGAAAGCTCTGATAGTGATGAACCACTGATCGAGAAAATGCGGAAAAGTAATGCTCCCCCAGTAGTTCCGACATCTTCAATATCACACTCAATTGCTACAGTTATGACGAATGTTGTTACTACAGTAGCTTCAACAAAAGCTAAAGTGAAATCCCCAGTTGCTTTGGCGAAGAGCATTGTGTCTAATAATGCACCTTTGAGTACAAGACGATCGGTTAGGTCTGCGATGCCAGCTCAAAATACAAGAAGTAAGGGGGATATCAGGGTTCATATTGATAGTGCTGCAACAGCAGCGGAAGCTGTCCGGAGGAAAACACGAAGTGCag tagTCGACTTGGAACTTAAAAGGAAAAAAGAAGTGAAGTGA
- the LOC123308315 gene encoding probable ATP-dependent RNA helicase DDX27, whose protein sequence is MRIIKTIDDNEEVEDFSEDSEAEVDYQPKLGRNKNAGDFDTNFSFVASIEEYNKDPWNDLSKYIKRKAKTKTDDKIKKARLDNIIEENSDVEENDSGSELSEDELQHDRIKVVEKKRKKKKVDDNFFETVEKNIDEYTSFQQMNLSRPLLKAITDMRFIHPTPIQVSAIPVALLGRDICGCAATGTGKTAAYMLPTLERLLYRPSGSAVVIRVLVLVPTRELGVQVYQVSKQLCQYTDIQIGLAVGGLDLKVQENILRKNPDVVIATPGRLIDHLKSTPTFSLDSIEVLILDEADRILDEYFSEQMNEIIKQCSRTRQTMLFSATMTEEVEKLAAVSLNKPVRLFVDSNTQVAFNLRQEFVKIRSDKEGDREPILAALVCRIFREHTMIFVQTKKQAHRLHLLLGLLGVKVAELHGNLTQPQRLDALDRFKNKEVDILVATDVAARGLDIKGVKTVINFVMPATLEHYIHRVGRTARAGRAGISVSLAGEQERKMVKEIVKRANNTLKSRVIPPDILEKYREKLEKIEPQINKILKEEYEERMLSKVENRANRAEKILKGEVDPNRPWFQTKKERQKEKERLSLKPTDGAKPKPENKGKNTENKKNNKKKGKDTAEDRANNEMKKVALLQAKLAKRKSKPGKIIAVKDAELNGKTSGKKKQSSFFKDLTDTSNKNAKKLRYDANFKKKMDGKMKKKGGGGGDKKRNSNFKKKSKF, encoded by the exons ATGCGTATAATAAAAACAATTGACGACAATGAGGAAGTGGAAGATTTTTCAGAGGATTCCGAGGCTGAAGTAGAT TATCAACCTAAGTTGGGAAGAAATAAAAATGCTGGCGATTTTGATACCAATTTTTCATTCGTCGCATCTATAGAAGAATACAATAAGGATCCATGGAATGACCTGAGCAAGTATATCAAAAGAAAAGCTAAAACGAAAACagatgataaaataaaaaaggcACGTCTTGACAATATTATTGAAGAAAACAGTGATGTAGAAGAAAATGACAGTGGATCTGAACTCTCAGAAGATGAATTGCAGCATGATAGAATTAAGGTGGTggagaaaaaaagaaagaagaaaaaggTTGATGACAATTTCTTTGAAActgtggaaaaaaatattgatgagtATACAAGTTTTCAACAAATGAATCTATCAAGGCCGTTACTGAAAGCAATTACAGACATGAGGTTTATCCATCCAACACCTATCCAAGTCAGCGCTATTCCTGTTGCTCTATTAG gtAGAGATATTTGTGGTTGTGCAGCTACAGGAACAGGAAAAACAGCTGCATATATGTTGCCTACTCTTGAGAGGCTTCTCTATCGACCATCAGGTTCGGCTGTAGTAATAAGAGTTCTAGTTTTGGTACCAACAAGAGAATTGGGTGTGCAGGTTTATCAAGTCTCTAAGCAGTTATGTCAATATACAGACATACAAATTGGTCTTGCAGTTGGTGGGTTAGATTTGAAG GTTCAAGAAAACATTCTGAGGAAAAACCCGGACGTTGTAATTGCAACACCTGGACGTCTTATAGATCATTTGAAAAGTACCCCAACTTTCAGTCTTGATTCTATTGAAGTTCTCATCCTTGATGAAGCAGACAGAATTTTAGATGAGTACTTCTCAGAGCAAATGAATGAGATTATAAAGCAGTGCTCAAGAACCCGACAGacaatgttattttcagccACTATGACCGAGGAAGTGGAAAAATTGGCTGCCGTTTCCTTGAACAAGCCTGTAAGACTTTTCGTTGATAGTAATACGCAGGTCGCCTTTAATCTTAGGCAAGAATTTGTTAAGATTCGTTCTGACAAAGAAGGAGATCGGGAACCGATTTTAGCTGCGTTAGTCTGTAGGATATTCAG AGAACACACTATGATATTTGTACAAACAAAAAAACAGGCTCACAGACTTCACCTTTTACTTGGGTTATTGGGTGTTAAAGTAGCAGAACTTCATGGTAATTTAACCCAGCCACAAAGATTGGACGCTTTAGATCGTTTCAAAAATAAGGAAGTCGATATACTAGTGGCCACAGACGTAGCTGCTAGAGGTTTGGATATAAAAGGTGTAAAAACTGTTATCAACTTTGTTATGCCAGCTACATTAGAACATTATATTCATCGTGTGGGTAGAACAGCCAGAGCAGGGCGTGCAg GTATATCTGTAAGCTTAGCTGGTGAACAAGAGAGAAAAATGGTTAAGGAAATTGTTAAAAGAGCTAATAATACCCTTAAAAGCAGAGTTATTCCTCCAGATATTCTAGAGAAATATAGagagaaattggaaaaaatagaacctcaaataaataaaatattgaaggaagaatatgaggaACGTATGTTGAGTAAAGTAGAAAATCGTGCTAACCGAgctgagaaaattctgaaaggGGAGGTTGATCCCAATAGGCCATGGTTCCAGACAAAAAAGGAGAGACAGAAAGAAAAGGAACGATTGAGTTTGAAACCTACTGATGGAGCAAAACCGAAACCTGAAAATAAGGGTAAAAATACAGAgaataagaaaaataacaaGAAGAAAGGTAAAGATACTGCAGAAGATAGGGcgaataatgaaatgaaaaaagtaGCTCTTCTCCAAGCAAAATTGGCTAAAAGGAAATCTAAGCCAGGAAAAATAATAGCTGTTAAAGACGCAGAACTAAATGGAAAAACTTCAGGAAAAAAGAAGCAGTCATCGTTCTTCAAAGACTTAACTGATACATCAAATAAAAATGCAAAGAAATTGAGATATGATGCCAACTTCAAGAAGAAAATGgatggaaaaatgaagaagaaaggTGGTGGTGGTGGTGATAAAAAGAGGAACAGTAATTTTAAAAAGAAGAGTAAATTCTAA
- the LOC123308316 gene encoding GMP reductase 1-like has product MPNIVNEIKLDFKDVLLRPKRSTLKSRNDVNLYRNITFRNSKQTYNGIPVMASNMDTIGTFEMAKVLSKHGLFTCAHKYYTAEDWKKFANENPECIPNIAASAGTAEADFQRLSEVLKAVPTISFICLDVANGYSQHFVDFVRKVRATFPSHTIIAGNVVTGEMVEELILSGADIIKVGIGPGSVCTTRMKTGVGYPQLSAVLECADAAHGLQGHIISDGGCTCAGDVAKAFGAGADFVMAGGMFSGHDQCGGEIIEKNNKKFKLFYGMSSATAMQKHAGGVAEYRSSEGKTVEVPYKGDVESTILDILGGLRSACTYTGASKLKELPRRATFIRCTQQLNTIYS; this is encoded by the exons ATGCCGAATATAGTAAACGAAATCAAATTGGATTTCAAAGATGTGCTCTTGCGCCCAAAAAGATCTACGCTGAAAAGCCGAAATGAT GTAAATCTCTACAGAAATATCACCTTCAGGAACTCCAAACAAACCTACAATGGTATTCCAGTCATGGCTTCCAACATGGATACCATTGGTACATTCGAGATGGCTAAAGTGCTCTCAAAG catGGCCTATTCACCTGCGCCCATAAGTACTACACAGCTGAGGACTGGAAAAAATTCGCCAACGAAAATCCTGAATGCATTCCTAACATAGCTGCAAGCGCTGGCACGGCAGAAGCTGATTTCCAGAGGCTCAGTGAAGTCCTCAAGGCAGTACCGACAATCAGTTTCATATGTTTAGATGTAGCAAATGGCTATTCACAGCATTTCGTGGATTTTGTGAGGAAAGTTAGGGCCACGTTTCCATCGCATACCATTATA GCTGGCAATGTTGTAACAGGAGAGATGGTTGAAGAGTTGATATTATCAGGAGCTGATATCATCAAAGTAGGAATTGGACCAGGGTCTGTGTGTACAACTCGCATGAAGACGGGTGTAGGATATCCTCAACTTTCGGCGGTATTGGAATGTGCTGATGCTGCACACGGATTACAAGGTCATATAATTTCG GACGGAGGATGCACATGTGCCGGAGATGTGGCTAAGGCCTTTGGGGCAGGTGCGGACTTTGTTATGGCAGGTGGCATGTTTTCTGGCCACGATCAATGTGGTGGGGAGATAATTGAgaagaacaataaaaaattcaagTTGTTCTATGGAATGTCTTCAGCAACTGCTATGCAGAAACATGCAG gagGTGTGGCGGAGTATCGTTCTTCTGAAGGTAAAACTGTGGAAGTTCCATACAAAGGAGACGTTGAAAGCACTATTTTGGATATCCTCGGAGGACTACGTAGTGCCTGTACTTATACTGGGGCCAGTAAACTGAAAGAGTTACCACGTAGAGCTACTTTCATTCGTTGCACTCAACAATTGAATACCATCTACAGTTAG